AGGTCTTCTAGGTTTATGAGCAGTGAGATCTTACTGTTTGTTCAGAAGTAGTCGCCTTGTTGGTTTTATACTTTCATTACAGAGGGATAGTCTTTGTTCTTGCTATATGTGTTGCTTTAGTTACTAAAAACATATGTTCTGTTCTGTTCTGTTTCATCTGATCTGTGCAGAAAATATTCAGTGAAGCGCTTCAGAAAGGCACAATGGAAGGATTTTTCAGGTTGATTTCTTATTTCCAGACGCAGTCCGAACCTGCGTATTGTGGCTTGGCTAGCCTTTCAGTTGTCTTGAACGCTCTTTCTATTGATCCTGGACGTAAATGGAAAGGTATACTATTTTTAGTATCATAAGAGTAGCAAATACTTCCTTGTCTACATGAGAGTTTTGAGGTTTGTTTCTTCCAATAGGGCCTTGGAGGTGGTTTGATGAATCGATGCTGGACTGCTGCGAGCCCCTGGAAGTAGTCAAGGCCAAGGGCATTTCCTTTGGAAAAGTTGTCTGTTTGGCCCATTGTACTGGAGCCAAAGTGGAAGCTTTCCGCACAAATCAGACCACCATTGCCGATTTCCGCAACTTCGTTATCAAATGCTCTTCTTCTGAGAATTGCCATTTGATCTCATCATATGACAGAGGAGTATTTAAGCAGGTAACTTCTGAAGCATAGCTGTGAAACGTTAGTTTCTTTAGCGATCCTACCGTGTTGATCAGGATTGTAACAAACTCTTATTGCAGACTGGGTCTGGTCACTTTTCACCAATTGGTGGCTATAACGCTGAAAGAGACATGGCTTTGATTCTTGATGTTGCCCGTTTCAAGTATCCTCCTCATTGGGTTCCTCTTAAACTTCTTTGGGAAGCCATGGACAGCATTGACCAGTCAACAGGGAAACGCAGAGGGTAACATACTCATTTTTCATCTTTTTCTATTCTACTGTATCATGAAGTAACTCTTTATAAGGTCTGATGGGGTTCTGTGTTGTTCTCAGGTTCATGCTCATATCTAGACCCCATAGAGAACCCGGATTGCTTTATACTCTGGTATGTTTGGTTGCAATATAGATTCTCTAGATGTTTGCTTATATTCATTGTTGCATTTTATTTTAAAGCAGTTTATCACTTACAGCCATTACTGGTTTGATGTAAATGTGAATTTGATTCGCCTTTCTCGAAACCTTAGGAAAACAGCTCTTAAAAATGTATTGAATGAAATTCAGATCCTTGTTACATTTCATTGGTATGTTGGTAATAAAAAAAAAAACTTGTCTATATAACAGTGCTGTAAGGATGAAAGCTGGATCAACATTGCCAGGTATCTGAAGGAAGATGTTCCTCGTCTTGTAAGCTCACAGCATGTAGATAGTGTAGAAAAAATCATATCAGTTGTGTTCAAGTCACTTCCGTCAAATTTCAACACATTCATCAGATGGGTGGCTGAGATCAGAATAACAGAGGATGCAAAAGAAAATCTCAGCGCAGAGGAGAAATCGAGGCTCAACTTAAAGGCATACATTCCTTTTCCTTGTTTTGGATTATCTGTTCTTTTCCAGCGTCATCCTCGCTGCTCTTTGGACAATCTTTGACTCTTACATGCCTGGTCTCTTGTTAATCTACTGCAGCAAGTGGTGCTGAAAGAAGTGCATGAAACTGAACTGTTCAAACACATCAGTAAGTTCTTATCCTCAGTTGGTTACGAAGACAGTATGACATTTGCTGCAGCAAAGGCTTGTTGCCAAGGAGCTGAAATCCTATCCGGATGCTCATCAATAGAGTTCTGTTGTCGGGAGGTGAAATGTGTCAACGGTATGTCATATGCTGCTACTTATAGTAAGTTGACTGTTAAAATTTTGTTCAATATTGCTAAAACGATTTTACTACATGAAGGTGCTGTCGAGGTGGAAGGCACGGTGGTGACTGGAGTTGTTGTGCGTGACGGGAGTGAACAAAATGTTGATCTATTGGTGCCATCGACCCAAACTGAATGTGAGTATGGTCCGGAGGCAACTTATCCAGCAGGAAACGATTTGTTCACTGTACTTCTGCTGGCCTTACCTCCACAGACATGGTCAGGGATCAAAGACCAAGCTCTTATTAATGAAATGAAGCAGCTCATTTCTATGGCTTTCCTCCCAACTATGCTTCAAGAAGAGGTAATTTTTTATACTAGTTCTATTTAGAGCCACTGTTCTATCTCTTGTGGAAAAGGGTCAAGGTCTCTTTACTTGTTACGCAGAAGCCTTTTGGAGAAGAGACAATAACAAAACCTAAGCTGAGGCTGAGAGTTTAGATCTTACAAAGTAACATGGTGATTGGTTAATTATCAATATGTGAACCAGATGAAGTAACATGGTGTTATTACAGGTGTTGCATCTTCGACGCCAACTTCAGCTGCTAAAACGATGCCAAGAGAACAAGGAGGAGGAGGATCTCGCTGCTCCTGCCTACTGATTCGTCTGCGCAAATTCACAAATCTTAATCGTCTCTCTTGCCCAAGTGAATCCCAGTTACTCAAATTTAAAACCCTTATTGTTATAGTCTCTCTATTATGTGTATGATTCAAACTCTACTTGCGTTTTTTTACAAAGAAAAACTATTATATTACTAAACTTGTGAGGTGATCTGGTAACCAGACTTCAAACTCTACTGGGCATGAGAGAGATTTGTAGCATATATATATGCGTTCTATCTTTACTATTAAGTTATTAAACCTTTTGCATCATAAACAATCGGCTGATTAGAAATTACTCTCTTACACACAAGCACATTTGGGTTGTCCTTTTCTAAAAAGCTTAACCATCTACCTAAAAATATTCAACATTTTTTTTTTTGCTTAGAATAGTGTTGTGCTCTAGTTGAAGAGAGTGAAGGATTAGTGAAGCCAATTTCATGAGAAAATAATCTCTGTCTTGCGTGTTGAGATTCAAGAGTTGAGTAAAAATACAACAAGGAAGAGGAAAACCTCACTGTTCCTCTCTCTTAATCCAATCTAATTCCAATTTCTCAAACACTCTATTTGCTAATTAAGAACAATGTGGAAGTATGTAACATATACAATATGGTACTTGTTAACCATATTCATTACACTGTCTACTGCAGATAAGAATCCACTCGTGCACACGCACATGTTTTAGTTACATAGTTATCCTACAATTTTTTAAAGAAAGTCTACCATGTATCTATATCTATATTACAAAAACGGAAGTACCTTTTGGTACTGTTTGGAAGAATGAAAAACAGTATAAATGAGAATCATTTGAAAACATAAATAGCATTATGCTTATTACTTTCTTTTATTTACACATTTAGCTATTGTATTTATAATAAATTAAGTTTTTTTTTTGTATTTTCATTTTATTTTCAGATTATGCCACTGCATTTAAAATAAATTTAAATTAATTAATTACAATTCCAAAATTTATGTAACCAAATCGATATTCATATATTGACCATTATTAATATTGTACAAATATTAACTAAATCACATGTAGTCAAATATAAAATATTTGAGAGTTCAATTTTTGAGAAAAAAAAATATCATAAAATTAATAATATTCATAGAAAACTAATGCAAAAAAATAAATTTTTTAGTATGTTGTTTCATTTTAAAATAAATTAATAAAAAAACAATAGGTTAATATATGAATAGTACAATTACATCAAATTGCATCAAGTTATAAAACTTTTAATATAATATTATGTGAAAATAAAAAAATGTTGTCAAACATCTATTTTATAAAATATTATATTCTACTCTATATGTAAATTACAAAACATAAAAATATACATGAGTTTTTTTTTATAAAATCGGCAATTTATGAATTTACGTTGAATAAAAGTTAAATCAAATACTTGCGCGGGGCGCGGTTCAAGTTGTAGTATTTTATTAAAACATAAGTACAAAATAGTACTTGCCTAATTTTAAGTGATTTCTTACATATTTTCATTCCTTTTTAAACTAATTCCAATCACTTTATTTATTGTCTTTTCTAATTAATTCAACTTTATTATTAAAGAATTACAAAACATAACTATTATTTCTTTTTAATTCATTTTTTTCACTTTTACAAATTAATTCATTAATTGCATTTACAGTAATAATTTGATAAAATTTATTTTACGTATTAACCATAATAGTTTCACAACGGAGTAACTCCATTTCGTGATGAGAATTCGAACAGGGTGACAATTTTTTTTATTTGTTTACATAATTAGTTAGAAAAGGATATTCAGAATACATATCGGTTTTTCGAGTATTGATATTTTTGATTCTAAAATTAAACCCCGTTCGGATATAATAAAATTTATGGACGGGGTTTGAATCAGATTCATACATGTCCATGCAGGTTCATAGGAACCTAATATTAGACAAATAACCCATATGCTTAAAAAGGTACAAACAATTTATAAAAAAAAATAAAAACTAACACCCGCGGAGACGCGCAGATCAAGCTCTAGTTTTCATTATTACCAGTCCAGATATTGAATCATCGGTAAAACCCTGAGGCTGATGCAAAGGTTTCTCAAGACAGGAACCACTAACTAGATTTGTAATGACCTTGGCTTCTTAACTTTGTTTAATTATAATTGTTAATAAACCAAAGCTCAACCACAGGCTTCCCTAACCCTAAATGTGTATCGCTGTGTACATATACATTCATCTTGTCCACAAAACACAGCTACCTTTTATTTGATCAAAATCGTGCGAAAGAGTTAAGCTGCAAACGGCTTACACCATCTTCCTCTCTCTATCACATCCTCATGTCTCGCTTTTGTCCCTCTCTCTCTTTTTCACGTTTTTGTTAGAGTCCAAGGAGGAGAATTGTCTTGCGCTATCATAACCACTCTTTTCTCTATGTTTCAGCGAAAGTCGATCTTCAATCAAAGTTGCATGTAAATCTTATTTGTATTTTCCCAAGGTAATCTCTGCAGAACGCATCAAGATCAGTCTGGGGAAAAATCAGGAATTGCTAAATCAATTCAATGAATCGCAACACATGAATTTATGGGAGAATTCTCTTTCCACATATATATCCTCTCCAATAAGCGGTTTACCAATTGGAGCTCTATACTAAACGTCATATGTGTTTTACTGAGAGTTCATTGTGCAGTCCACATCTTCGACCAGTCTGGAAGTAAGGCAAGTTTTGGCAGCCAAATGGAAACCGATTGGAGTAATATCAGTGGTTTAAATTCGAGGAGACCAAAGAATTTAATTTGACCGCTCAGATTGCTGCGTTAATGGTTAGTAACTTAGTATGAGAGTTATGTTTTTGTTTCTGAGTGTTTGTGAATCTATCAGTTTTCTAGGTCTGTATCTTTTTGGAGTAAAAAGTGTTTGGAGGTTCTCTTGGTTTTTAAAAGCGTTAGCTTCCCTCGCCATAGCGCAAGGTGACGTCTACCGATGTCCTTTTGCCTCAGGGCCTCATGGGGTGGCAGCATTCATATATAGTTAGAGCCTTTATAGGTTGTCTCTAAGAGCATCTCCAAAATCAACCTTATTTTTAAGGTCGGAAGAACCTCAAATTTAGGTTTGGGGGGTGTTTCTTCCTAGTGGTAAAACCTTAAGTCTAACCTTAAAAGAAATTTATATTTGCATTTTTGTCCCCGATATTAATCAAAACTGATTAAAGTTATCAAAACTTTTATATATAATATAAAATATGTTAAAGTAATATTAGTGAAAATATTGATTAATAAAACACTATGTTATAATAAATAATAACTAAAAACTTAATTAAATCATTAACTACAAATAAAATACTAAATCACTCAATATAATAATTTTGTAATGTTTTTATATATGATCAATTAATCAAATTTAAAATAAATATTAACTTTTTAAGAGTTATATATCAGTTATGAACTAAAGTAGTATTTACATCTGTAATATTAATGAAGTATAAAATTTATAAGGACTAAAATGATAGATATTAAAGTTAACAAGATTATTTAGTAGACAAATAATTTTGAGGACTTTAAAAATATGAAACATCAAATATAAGGTTTTGAGGTTTCACTGTACAAAACCATATAATTTGAAGTTTTGAGGTTGCTCTTAGAGAACATAAAACCTTATATTTGAAGTTTTAAGGTTTCTCTTGGAGATTTTTAAGGGATTAGCTTGAGCTTTAAGAAACCTTGTTGGTGAGAAACATAAAAGAAAACTACCAACTAACAACCTAATAAACAAAAATATATATTTAAATTTTAAAAATAAATAACTTTATTGAAATTTCACAAGAAACGTATCATAATGAAACTTCAAATGAAATTGTCAAAAAAATCTAAATATTTAATCAAATACAAAAATATAAATTTGAATCAATAATTCATGTGTTTAGATATTTATTGGCATCTTTAAGTATTTTAAATACATTTTTAGCATTGGGTTTGGGTTTGATATAAAATATTTATGTGTTCTGATTTGTTCTGATTTCTTCGGATATCCGTATTCGGTTTAGGTAAAACCTAGAATCCAAAATAATGTTAAAATATCTATTGGGATTATATATGTTGCATTCAATTTGGTTTGGGTTTACCCTTTTGGGTCGAATTGGTTTGGATTTTCGGATTCGAATCATGTAACCATAAGCAAAGGAATCCTAAATCTTAGTTGTAGAGTTTTAGGTTATCTATAGTTCTAAATCATGTAACCATAAGTAAAAGAATCCTAAATCCTCTTACATGAACAAAGAGAAAAACAATAGCATAGAAAAACTGATGAATAATATAAAGTTTGTAAAAGTATTATATAAAGACTGAATTAGGGTTTGTAGATGAAATCTATTACTCGGTTTAATAGCCTGATTGTGTAAAAACCAATTTGGCTTAGTTTTGAATCTTCTATCCGGAACATGATTTTCCTTGCCCTGGAAGAAAACAGCCTTTCCTTTTGTGCCCACAATCGGCAGGGAGGGATTCAAACCCTGACACTGTGATTCGTAGCCACGTGCTCTATTCTTCTGAGTTATAAGACTAACCCCATGTCCACTGGATTTGTTTCCGGAAGTACCCTATAAAAGGATTTTTTTTCTCTCCCACCATTTTGGGTTAAAAAGCTATAAAAGTGTCTTTCTCTGTTTTTTAACAACTTTAAAATCATGTCACCAAACTTTTATTAATGCAAATTGTTTAAACTTTCCATGTTTTCGAACTAAAGTGTGTACTTTTAAGTCACAAAAAAATATTTGGATAACTGAAATCTGAATTAGAACTGTACCTTAAATAAAATGGGTTCAATTGGGTTTCTAATCTCTTATATATTAATTGAGAAACATTGCAACTTTCTTTTGTATCCACATGTCATCACTAGGATTATTCTTAGAATCTTTAGAAAAATAAGTTGGTCCATCTAAACATATATTATACTTTCTTATTAAGCTAATTATCAAATTGGTTAGTAGTGTACAAAAAAAAATTATCAATTATTTTATTAAATAAAAACTACGGAATTATCTAATATTATTCACATATATATGACAATTAATAATTATAAATAATAAAGATTGGATAACAATTTTTATGTCCTCCCTTTTTTGTCTAATTTTATATTATTAAAAGAAATTAAACAATCACATTGACTATATAATAAAAAATTTATATTTTTTCTTAAATGTTAGATTTTGAATTTTTTGAAACGATCTACATTGCAAAATTTTGTGATCAATGGTTAATTTGTTTTGTTATAACAAGATAAATGATCATAAAATCGTATGAATATATAAAATTTAATTTAACAGATATTCATATTAAATATATATATATATATATATATCTATTTTGATATCGTTCAAATTAAATTTTATACCATATAAAAATACCTAAATATGTTAATTTTGAAATTTTTATTGAAAAAGTATTGAGATCTTAATATTTAAATTTTGAAATTTACATTGAAAAAATCTCACATTGAAAATTTTGAGATTAATGGTTTAAATTTTTTGTTACAACAAATATCTAAATGTTAACAAAATCATATAAGTAAATATCTCAATAATAAATATTTATACTAACATCTATAATATATCTATGTCAATACAATTGAAAATCAGTTATATACTATATAAAATAAATAAAATGATTGTTTTGATTTATTTACCAAATGAATTATTGTAAATATAAATGAATACAAAATAAATAATAATACGTAAAAATCATTTGGATGTATAATGTTCATCCCGCGTAAAGGGTTTATCTTAATATAAACCAGTGTTCTGATATATCTGAACCAAACCCAAAAACTCAAAACCAAATCCGACATATCCAAATGAAACTAATAATAAATATCATGTTTCTGAAAATGAAATTCAATTGAATTCGAACAAACCCGATTAGAAACGTGAACGTCCCTACCTAGTTTGATGGAAGAGAAAAATGATACTAGTTATTTTAAATATTAAATTTATCTTTAATTGAGGGTTACATTTAATTACGTATTGGATTTTTATTGTTTAAAAATATTATTTTTCAATATAATATAATGATTTGGATGTGTATCATATCTAAAACACTATCTATTTTTCGGGTTATATTTGATTTATGTTTTTGTTGTGAGCCTGATAGACGCGAGTGGTTTTATTCAGAAAAGGGGTCACATTTTACAGGTAAACCTCAACAAAACCAGTCACATTTTCGTACATTATTATTATTACTCCTATGTAGCTTCCTTTTACAGTAGAGGCTCACTGTTAAACGCAGCCATTTAAGCACTCAAGCATCAGCCTTCCTTGGCCTTCCGTAACTCGCTGGGCCACTACTGTGGGTCAAAGTGGTCTCTATTGTGTTGAACTTAACCCTTCTTGCTTCTTCAAGTGAGATTTGGTACCCATTGGCTATAACCTCTAATGGTAAACCTCTCATTACTGAGGTACGTCCAGCAAGAGTGTTGATCTGCGCGTTTGCGTTTGTCTTGAATTCTATCCACCTGAACTGATCGCTTGTTGCGCGTTTCACAACGGAGAATCCTTGTGGAATGGAAAGTAGCTGCCCTTTGAGAGACTTGTCCATCGAACACTCTGTCACCGTTGTCGTTAACCACCTGTATTTGGGCTTCCCCGTCTGTCACGTAGAGAACCGCGTTTGCGTTTGCATTCCACTGTGGAAGAACCATTGCATTCTACACCCACAACACGTTTGGATAGTCATGTTTAAATGTAGAAATGGAGAAGTGATATACTAATAGCCAAATTGATTAAACCGAATAACCAAAAATAAACCGAACCAAACTTTCAATGTCAATCCCTTTTAAACATATGCAGCATTGATTTTAAATAGATAACTAGATCATGATCCGCGCGGTCGCGCGGATTTTATTTTTGTTTTAACACATAACATATATTCATTATAGTAGTTAATATAGTTTAGAGTTTGTCTAGTTTTCTACTTTGTTGTTTTATATAATTTCAAGTTTGTCCAAAACATACGGTATAAAAAAAATAAATTTAAACTGTGTTTTGTATTAATATTTTTTATCGGTATATTAGAGATATAATCACATCATAAAAACTTTGACAAAAAAAATCACATCATGAAAACACTAATATAATATTAACCAATATGATTTAGATTGAAATAACAATATATTATAGATGTACTATAAAATACTAATTTGATAGTAACCAATACGATTTAGACTAACATAATAGTGTAAGGTGATAACAGTAATCTAATATTAACCAATACGATAAACACTAACATAACTGAAGTCTTTATTATAATTTTAATAAAATAGTTATAATTAATAAGACATGTACACAAACAATTTTATAAAAAAATAAAAAATAGCAAGAAATATTAACTGTGCAGATATATAATGTTTTATATTTGGTCAAATAATTTAATTGAAACTGTATAAATCCAAAAACAATTATAGTTTCAATTTGTTTTTATTAAAAGAATAGCGTTTTCAATGTGAATAGCATCTTTGGGGTATATATATACCCTTGGGTTGCGGTCAAGCTGGTTCTGGTGGCTAGCTAAATCCATGACGGCAACGATGACAAGAGTTTGGTTTCTATTGTTGTAGAACCATTGAGCTACACCGGGATGTGTAGCAATGGTGTCGCCGCTCCTTATGTGCTCTACTTTCTGGTGCATATCACGGAAACCTTGACCTTGACCATGTTGGCCCTGGGATTGACCCTGCTGGCCCTGGCCTTGACCCTGACCTTGCCCCTGACCCTGCTTGTCGACATGAAGCAGAATTAAGCAGCTAGACTTGAGAATTAAGCAGCCAGACTTGAGAATTAAGCTGTCAGACTTGAGAATTAAGCTGCCAGACTTTATAAAGTTTTATAAGGCTTTATAAGGGTTTTATAAGCTCAATTTTATTGAAGAGAAGAAGAAGAGAGAAAAATATATTTTATTATATTGTGTACTGAGGTCACTTGTTTTTAAATATTTGTACCCAGATCAACAATTAAATTAAAAAAACTATTATCTCCTTCTTTCTCTTACATCTTGAGATCTACTTTCTCTCTNNNNNNNNNNNNNNNNNNNNNNNNNNNNNNNNNNNNNNNNNNNNNNNNNNNNNNNNNNNNNNNNNNNNNNNNNNNNNNNNNNNNNNNNNNNNNNNNNNNNNNNNNNNNNNNNNNNNNNNNNNNNNNNNNNNNNNNNNNNNNNNNNNNNNNNNNNNNNNNNNNNNNNNNNNNNNNNNNNNNNNNNNNNNNNNNNNNNNNNNNNNNNNNNNNNNNNNNNNNNNNNNNNNNNNNNNNNNNNNNNNNNNNNNNNNNNNNNNNNNNNNNNNNNNNNNNNNNNNNNNNNNNNNNNNNNNNNNNNNNNNNNNNNNNNNNNNNNNNNNNNNNNNNNNNNNNNNNNNNNNNNNNNNNNNNNNNNNNNNNNNNNNNNNNNNNNNNNNNNNNNNNNNNNNNNNNNNNNN
This genomic interval from Brassica oleracea var. oleracea cultivar TO1000 chromosome C2, BOL, whole genome shotgun sequence contains the following:
- the LOC106327302 gene encoding glutathione gamma-glutamylcysteinyltransferase 1-like isoform X2, translated to MATAGLYRRSLPSPPAIDFSSAEGKKIFSEALQKGTMEGFFRLISYFQTQSEPAYCGLASLSVVLNALSIDPGRKWKGPWRWFDESMLDCCEPLEVVKAKGISFGKVVCLAHCTGAKVEAFRTNQTTIADFRNFVIKCSSSENCHLISSYDRGVFKQTGSGHFSPIGGYNAERDMALILDVARFKYPPHWVPLKLLWEAMDSIDQSTGKRRGFMLISRPHREPGLLYTLCCKDESWINIARYLKEDVPRLVSSQHVDSVEKIISVVFKSLPSNFNTFIRWVAEIRITEDAKENLSAEEKSRLNLKQVVLKEVHETELFKHISKFLSSVGYEDSMTFAAAKACCQGAEILSGCSSIEFCCREVKCVNGAVEVEGTVVTGVVVRDGSEQNVDLLVPSTQTECEYGPEATYPAGNDLFTVLLLALPPQTWSGIKDQALINEMKQLISMAFLPTMLQEEKPFGEETITKPKLRLRV
- the LOC106327302 gene encoding glutathione gamma-glutamylcysteinyltransferase 1-like isoform X1 — protein: MATAGLYRRSLPSPPAIDFSSAEGKKIFSEALQKGTMEGFFRLISYFQTQSEPAYCGLASLSVVLNALSIDPGRKWKGPWRWFDESMLDCCEPLEVVKAKGISFGKVVCLAHCTGAKVEAFRTNQTTIADFRNFVIKCSSSENCHLISSYDRGVFKQTGSGHFSPIGGYNAERDMALILDVARFKYPPHWVPLKLLWEAMDSIDQSTGKRRGFMLISRPHREPGLLYTLCCKDESWINIARYLKEDVPRLVSSQHVDSVEKIISVVFKSLPSNFNTFIRWVAEIRITEDAKENLSAEEKSRLNLKQVVLKEVHETELFKHISKFLSSVGYEDSMTFAAAKACCQGAEILSGCSSIEFCCREVKCVNGAVEVEGTVVTGVVVRDGSEQNVDLLVPSTQTECEYGPEATYPAGNDLFTVLLLALPPQTWSGIKDQALINEMKQLISMAFLPTMLQEEVLHLRRQLQLLKRCQENKEEEDLAAPAY
- the LOC106327304 gene encoding LOW QUALITY PROTEIN: cruciferin BnC2-like (The sequence of the model RefSeq protein was modified relative to this genomic sequence to represent the inferred CDS: deleted 1 base in 1 codon), with the protein product MARFSSLLYFSITVLIFLHGSTAQQFPNECQLDQLNALEPSHVLKAEAGRIEVWDHHAPQLRCSGVSFVRYIIESQGLYLPSFLNTAKLSFVANGQGLMGRVVRGCAETFQDSSVFQPGSGSPFGEGQGQGQGFRDMHQKVEHIRSGDTIATHPGVAQWFYNNRNQTLVIVAVMDLASHQNQLDRNPRNAMVLPQWNANANAVLYVTDGEAQIQVVNDNGDRVFDGQVSQGQLLSIPQGFSVVKRATSDQFRWIEFKTNANAQINTLAGRTSVMRGLPLEVIANGYQISLEEARRVKFNTIETTLTHSSGPASYGRPRKADA